Proteins encoded by one window of Heliangelus exortis chromosome 5, bHelExo1.hap1, whole genome shotgun sequence:
- the PYGL gene encoding glycogen phosphorylase, liver form: MSRPLSDQERRRQISIRGIVGAENVAELKRGFNRHLHFTLVKDRNVATPRDYYFALAHTVRDHLVGRWIRTQQYYYEKDPKRIYYLSLEFYMGRTLQNTMINLGLQNACDEAIYQLGLDMEELEEIEEDAGLGNGGLGRLAACFLDSMATLGLAAYGYGIRYEYGIFNQKIRDGWQVEEADDWLRHGNPWEKARPEYMLPVHFYGRVEHGAAGAKWVDTQVVLALPYDTPVPGYMNNTVNTMRLWSARAPNDFNLQDFNVGDYIQAVLDRNLAENISRVLYPNDNFFEGKELRLKQEYFVVAATLQDIIRRYKASKFGSTESVRTVFDSFPDQVAIQLNDTHPAMAIPELMRIFVDIEKLPWNKAWDITKQTFAYTNHTVLPEALERWPVDLVEKLLPRHLQIIYEINQRHLDHIASLYPNDVDRLRRMSLIEEEGTKRINMAHLCIVGSHAVNGVARIHSEIVKTEVFKDFAALEPEKFQNKTNGITPRRWLLLCNPGLAELIAEKIGEEYVRDLSQLTKLQEFVDDELFIREVAKVKQENKVKFALYLEKEYKVKINPSSMFDVHVKRIHEYKRQLMNCLHIITMFNRIRRDPSKVFVPRTVIIGGKAAPGYHMAKMIIKLINAVAHVVNNDPAVGNKLKVIFLENYRVSLAEKVIPATDLSEQISTAGTEASGTGNMKFMLNGALTIGTMDGANVEMAEEAGEENLFIFGMRVEDVMELDKEGYNAQGYYNRLPELKQAIDQIQSGFFSPEEPDLFKDVVNMLFHHDRFKVFADYEAYVKCQEKVNELYLNSKAWTKMVIKNIAAAGKFSSDRTIKEYARDIWHVEPSDLKIPPPNEPRDAVEDKTLNGRVV; the protein is encoded by the exons ATGTCGCGACCCTTGTCGGATCAGGAGCGGCGCCGGCAGATCAGCATCCGCGGGATCGTGGGAGCTGAGAACGTGGCGGAGCTGAAGCGGGGCTTCAACCGGCACCTCCACTTCACCCTGGTCAAGGACCGTAACGTGGCCACCCCCCGGGACTACTACTTCGCCCTGGCCCACACCGTGAGGGACCACCTGGTGGGCCGATGGATCCGAACCCAACAGTACTACTATGAGAAGGACCCCAAG aggATTTACTACCTCTCCCTGGAGTTTTACATGGGGCGGACACTGCAGAACACCATGATTAACCTGGGGCTGCAGAATGCCTGTGATGAAGCCATCTACCAG CTCGGGCTGGACAtggaagagctggaggaaaTCGAGGAGGATGCTGGGCTTGGCAATGGTGGGCTTGGCAGGCTTGCTG CTTGTTTCCTCGACTCCATGGCCACCCTGGGGCTGGCTGCCTACGGCTACGGCATCCGCTACGAGTACGGCATCTTCAACCAGAAGATCCGGGATGGGTGGCAG GTGGAAGAAGCTGATGACTGGCTCCGACATGGCAACCCCTGGGAGAAAGCCCGTCCTGAGTACATGCTGCCCGTGCACTTCTACGGCCGGGTGGAACACGGTGCTGCCGGTGCCAAGTGGGTCGACACCCAG GTGGTGCTGGCCCTGCCCTATGACACCCCTGTGCCTGGGTACATGAACAACACCGTCAACACCATGCGCCTGTGGTCAGCCCGGGCACCCAATGACTTCAACCTGCAGGACT TCAACGTTGGAGACTACATCCAGGCTGTGCTGGACAGAAACCTGGCAGAGAACATATCCCGTGTCCTCTACCCCAATGACAAC TTTTTcgaggggaaggagctgaggctgAAGCAGGAGTACTTTGTGGTGGCTGCCACTCTCCAGGACATCATACGGCGCTACAAAGCCTCCAAATTCGGGAGCACGGAGAGCGTCCGGACTGTCTTTGATTCCTTCCCTGACCAG GTTGCCATCCAGCTGAACGACACACACCCTGCCATGGCCATCCCTGAGCTGATGAGGATTTTTGTGGACATTGAGAAGCTGCCATGGAACAAG GCCTGGGACATCACCAAGCAAACCTTTGCCTACACCAACCACACGGTGCTGCCAGAAGCCCTGGAGAGGTGGCCCGTGGACCTGGTGGAGAAGCTGCTCCCCAGACACCTGCAAATCATCTATGAGATCAACCAGAGACACCTGGAT CACATTGCATCCCTCTATCCTAACGACGTGGACCGGCTGAGGAGGATGTCCCTGATAGAGGAGGAAGGCACCAAGAGGATCAACATGGCCCATCTCTGCATCGTGGGCTCCCACGCTGTCAATGGCGTGGCCAGGATCCACTCCGAAATAGTCAAGACTGAGGT GTTCAAGGACTTTGCAGCCCTGGAGCCGGAGAAGtttcagaacaaaaccaacGGCATCACCCCACGGCgctggctcctgctctgcaacccggggctggcagagctcatTGCAGAG AAAATAGGGGAGGAGTATGTGCGGGACCTGAGCCAGCTGACAAAGCTTCAGGAGTTTGTGGACGATGAGCTCTTCATCCGGGAGGTTGCCAAAGTGAAGCAG GAGAACAAGGTGAAGTTCGCTCTGTACCTGGAGAAGGAGTACAAAGTGAAGATCAACCCCTCCTCCATGTTCGACGTGCACGTGAAGAGGATCCATGAGTACAAGCGGCAGCTGATGAACTGTCTGCACATCATCACCATGTTCAACC GCATCAGGAGGGATCCCTCAAAGGTCTTTGTGCCAAGGACGGTGATCATTGGGGGCAAG GCTGCCCCAGGATACCACATGGCAAAAATGATCATCAAGCTCATCAATGCCGTGGCTCACGTGGTGAACAATGACCCTGCTGTGGGGAACAAGCTGAAGGTCATCTTCCTGGAGAACTACAGGGTCTCCCTGGCAGAGAAAG TGATCCCTGCCACGGACCTGTCAGAGCAGATCTCCACAGCAGGCACAGAGGCATCTGGCACGGGGAACATGAAGTTCATGCTGAACGGGGCTCTGACCATCGGCACCATGGATGGAGCCAACGTGGAGATGGCTGAGGAGGCCGGGGAGGAAAACCTGTTCATCTTTGGCATGAGGGTGGAGGACGTCATGGAGCTGGACAAGGAAGG GTACAATGCCCAGGGGTACTACAACCGGCTCCCCGAGTTGAAACAAGCCATCGACCAGATCCAGAGTGGCTTCTTCTCCCCAGAGGAGCCTGACCTCTTCAAAGATGTGGTCAACATGCTCTTCCACCACGACCG GTTTAAAGTCTTTGCAGACTATGAGGCTTATGTCAAATGCCAGGAGAAGGTCAATGAGCTCTACCTG AATTCCAAGGCATGGACCAAGATGGTGATCAAGAACATCGCTGCGGCCGGCAAGTTCTCCAGTGACCGGACCATCAAGGAATATGCCCGGGATATCTGGCACGTGGAACCCTCTGACCTGAAGATTCCACCCCCCAACGAGCCCCGGGATGCTGTTGAGGACAAGACCCTCAATGGCAGGGTGGTTTAG
- the ABHD12B gene encoding protein ABHD12B, translating to MRRRGERGERGDGERDGGSGGDSGRGKGKNGSGRRERGRLAWWSLLRTLLLGLLLIYTSVPFLVRLFPALLTKAVFLNFLTIPFLTDLRRPELLLNNTISLYLPTEPGVTVGIWHTVPGSRGAEAQGKDQRWYEEALGDTHPIIIYLHGNGGTRAASHRIQFLKAMGAADFHILALDYRGYGDSSGHPTERGLTTDALALYDWAKARSGNSSILFWGHSLGTGVATNTARKLQEERGVQVGAVVLESPYTNIREAAANIPVALIYRQFPGFEYLFLDSLALNNMFFSSDENVKVLACPLLLLHAEDDTVVPLHLGRKLFEMARSAYKDKTKVKMITFPEKLGLGHDYISFNPELPALVKDFLNIK from the exons ATGCGGCGGCGGGGGGAGCGGGGAGAGCGGGGAGATGGGGAGCGGGATGGCGGCAGCGGTGGCGACAGCGGCCGGGGAAAAGGCAAGAACGGCTCCGGGCGGCGGGAGAG GGGCCGGCTGGCATGGTGGTCCCTGCTGCGtaccctgctcctggggctgctcctcatCTACACCTCCGTGCCCTTCCTTGTCCgcctcttccctgccctgctgacCAAAGCTGTCTTCCTGAACTTCC TGACCATCCCCTTCCTCACCGACCTTCGGCGCccggagctgctgctgaacaaCACCATCAGCCTCTACCTCCCCACCGAGCCCGGAGTCACCGTGGGCATCTG GCACACGGTGCCgggcagcagaggggctgaggcacAGGGCAAGGACCAGCGCTGGTATGAGGAGGCACTTGGTGACACTCACCCCATCATCATCTACCTGCATGGCAATGGGGGGACCAG GGCTGCAAGCCACCGCATCCAGTTCTTGAAG GCGATGGGAGCTGCTGACTTCCACATCTTGGCTCTGGACTACAGAG GCTATGGGGACTCCAGTGGGCACCCCACGGAGAGGGGTTTAACCACAGATGCCCTGGCCCTCTATGACTGGGCCAAAGCAAGGAGTGGGAACAGCAGCATCCTCTTCTGGGGACACTCCTTGGGGACAGG AGTTGCCACCAACACGGCGAGGAAactgcaggaggagagag GGGTCCAGGTTGGTGCTGTCGTCCTGGAGTCACCCTACACCAACATCCGTGAAGCAGCTGCCAACATCCCTGTGGCCCTG ATCTACCGCCAGTTCCCAGGTTTTGAGTACCTCTTCTTGGACTCACTGGCCCTGAACAACATGTTCTTCAGCAGTGATGAAAA TGTGAAGGTCCTGGCCTGtccactcctcctcctgcatGCAGAAGATGATACTGTGGTGCCTCTGCACCTGGGACGCAAG ctCTTCGAGATGGCACGCAGTGCCTACAAGGACAAAACCAAGGTGAAGATGATCACCTTCCCAGAAAAGCTGGGTCTGGGCCATGACTACATATCCTTCAACCcagagctgcctgccctggTGAA AGACTTCTTGAACATCAAGTGA